Proteins co-encoded in one Gossypium arboreum isolate Shixiya-1 chromosome 11, ASM2569848v2, whole genome shotgun sequence genomic window:
- the LOC108456739 gene encoding aspartyl protease APCB1 isoform X3: MDFDDERPQQQVTGVVIITLPPSDNPSFGKTITAFTLTNDVLPQSLTTQEPDQVLPTTRVVSSPPPSSQSPQFGFSFSGFFSENPRKLLGFLGVSLFALLLYSSCFSSTFVELRNSNDNDDDNKPESFIFPLYHKLGAADLELKLGRFVDVVDKENLVVSINGGPMETKMVNKLVAANSVVMDSSATILPVRGNVYPDGLYFTCMLLGNPQRPYFLDIDTGSDLTWIQCDAPCSSCAKGANPLYKPTKVNIVPSGDSMCMEVQKNQKPQICETCEQCDYEIEYADRSSSLGVLAKDKLHLVTANGSITNLDVVFGCAYDQQGILLNTLSKTDGILGLSKAKVSLPSQLASKGIINNVVGHCLATDVASGGYMFLGDDFVPNRGMSWVPMLGSPSIEFYHTQLVKINYGSSSLSLGAKDSDKAGVVFDSGSSYTYFTKQAYAELVSSLSEVSELGFIQDASDPTLPICWRAPFPIRTIMDVKKYFKTLTLQFGSKWWIISKKFHIPPEGYLIISKKGNVCLGILDGSNVHDGSTLILGG, from the exons ATGGATTTTGATGATGAAAGGCCTCAACAACAAGTAACAGGTGTTGTGATAATCACTCTTCCACCATCTGACAACCCTTCTTTTGGCAAAACCATCACAGCTTTTACACTTACTAATGATGTTTTACCTCAATCCCTCACAACCCAAGAGCCAGACCAGGTTTTGCCAACAACCCGTGTTGTATCATCACCTCCACCTTCATCCCAAAGTCCTCAATTTGGATTCTCATTCTCTGGGTTCTTTTCTGAAAACCCCAGAAAGCTGTTAGGATTTCTGGGTGTCTCTCTTTTTGCTCTTCTTCTTTATAGTTCGTGTTTTTCTAGTACTTTTGTAGAGCTGAGGAATTCCAACgataatgatgatgataataagCCAGAGTCTTTTATCTTTCCTTTGTATCATAAACTGGGGGCTGCTGATTTGGAGCTCAAGTTGGGGAGGTTTGTGGATGTTGTTGATAAGGAGAATTTGGTGGTTTCAATTAATGGGGGTCCAATGGAGACTAAGATGGTTAACAAATTGGTGGCTGCTAATTCTGTTGTGATGGATTCATCTGCTACTATTTTGCCTGTTAGGGGGAATGTTTATCCGGATGG ATTGTACTTCACATGCATGCTTCTTGGGAATCCTCAAAGACCTTATTTTCTTGACATTGATACTGGGAGTGACTTAACATGGATACAATGCGATGCTCCTTGCAGCAGTTGTGCCAAG GGAGCAAATCCTCTATACAAACCCACAAAAGTCAATATCGTACCATCAGGGGACTCAATGTGTATGGAGGTACAAAAGAATCAGAAGCCTCAAATTTGTGAAACCTGCGAACAGTGTGACTACGAGATTGAATATGCTGATCGTAGCTCCTCCCTGGGGGTTCTTGCAAAAGATAAGCTTCACTTGGTGACTGCAAATGGATCAATTACCAACTTAGATGTTGTTTTCGG GTGCGCATATGATCAACAAGGCATACTTTTGAACACACTATCAAAGACAGATGGAATTCTTGGACTAAGCAAGGCTAAAGTTAGCTTGCCTTCTCAATTGGCAAGCAAAGGGATTATTAACAATGTGGTTGGTCATTGCCTTGCAACAGATGTCGCTTCCGGCGGATATATGTTCTTAGGTGATGATTTTGTACCAAACCGGGGCATGTCATGGGTTCCTATGCTTGGAAGCCCTTCAAT AGAATTTTACCACACACAACTTGTGAAAATCAATTACGGAAGTAGCTCCCTCAGTTTAGGTGCAAAAGACAGTGACAAGGCAGGAGTTGTGTTCGACAGTGGCAGTTCTTATACGTACTTCACAAAACAAGCATATGCCGAATTGGTCTCTTCT CTTAGTGAGGTTTCCGAGCTAGGATTTATCCAAGATGCATCAGATCCAACACTTCCAATCTGTTGGCGGGCTCCATTTCCTATCAG AACTATTATGGATGTTAAAAAGTACTTCAAGACTTTAACCCTTCAGTTTGGGAGCAAATGGTGGATTATATCCAAGAAGTTTCATATTCCTCCAGAAGGGTACTTGATCATTAGT AAGAAGGGTAATGTATGCTTGGGCATCCTGGATGGAAGCAATGTACATGATGGATCCACATTGATACTTGGAGGTTAG
- the LOC108456739 gene encoding aspartyl protease APCB1 isoform X2, producing the protein MDFDDERPQQQVTGVVIITLPPSDNPSFGKTITAFTLTNDVLPQSLTTQEPDQVLPTTRVVSSPPPSSQSPQFGFSFSGFFSENPRKLLGFLGVSLFALLLYSSCFSSTFVELRNSNDNDDDNKPESFIFPLYHKLGAADLELKLGRFVDVVDKENLVVSINGGPMETKMVNKLVAANSVVMDSSATILPVRGNVYPDGLYFTCMLLGNPQRPYFLDIDTGSDLTWIQCDAPCSSCAKGANPLYKPTKVNIVPSGDSMCMEVQKNQKPQICETCEQCDYEIEYADRSSSLGVLAKDKLHLVTANGSITNLDVVFGCAYDQQGILLNTLSKTDGILGLSKAKVSLPSQLASKGIINNVVGHCLATDVASGGYMFLGDDFVPNRGMSWVPMLGSPSIEFYHTQLVKINYGSSSLSLGAKDSDKAGVVFDSGSSYTYFTKQAYAELVSSLSEVSELGFIQDASDPTLPICWRAPFPIRTIMDVKKYFKTLTLQFGSKWWIISKKFHIPPEGYLIISKGNVCLGILDGSNVHDGSTLILGDISLRGQLVVYDNEKQKIGWGPSGCGKPSRFKSLPFFEG; encoded by the exons ATGGATTTTGATGATGAAAGGCCTCAACAACAAGTAACAGGTGTTGTGATAATCACTCTTCCACCATCTGACAACCCTTCTTTTGGCAAAACCATCACAGCTTTTACACTTACTAATGATGTTTTACCTCAATCCCTCACAACCCAAGAGCCAGACCAGGTTTTGCCAACAACCCGTGTTGTATCATCACCTCCACCTTCATCCCAAAGTCCTCAATTTGGATTCTCATTCTCTGGGTTCTTTTCTGAAAACCCCAGAAAGCTGTTAGGATTTCTGGGTGTCTCTCTTTTTGCTCTTCTTCTTTATAGTTCGTGTTTTTCTAGTACTTTTGTAGAGCTGAGGAATTCCAACgataatgatgatgataataagCCAGAGTCTTTTATCTTTCCTTTGTATCATAAACTGGGGGCTGCTGATTTGGAGCTCAAGTTGGGGAGGTTTGTGGATGTTGTTGATAAGGAGAATTTGGTGGTTTCAATTAATGGGGGTCCAATGGAGACTAAGATGGTTAACAAATTGGTGGCTGCTAATTCTGTTGTGATGGATTCATCTGCTACTATTTTGCCTGTTAGGGGGAATGTTTATCCGGATGG ATTGTACTTCACATGCATGCTTCTTGGGAATCCTCAAAGACCTTATTTTCTTGACATTGATACTGGGAGTGACTTAACATGGATACAATGCGATGCTCCTTGCAGCAGTTGTGCCAAG GGAGCAAATCCTCTATACAAACCCACAAAAGTCAATATCGTACCATCAGGGGACTCAATGTGTATGGAGGTACAAAAGAATCAGAAGCCTCAAATTTGTGAAACCTGCGAACAGTGTGACTACGAGATTGAATATGCTGATCGTAGCTCCTCCCTGGGGGTTCTTGCAAAAGATAAGCTTCACTTGGTGACTGCAAATGGATCAATTACCAACTTAGATGTTGTTTTCGG GTGCGCATATGATCAACAAGGCATACTTTTGAACACACTATCAAAGACAGATGGAATTCTTGGACTAAGCAAGGCTAAAGTTAGCTTGCCTTCTCAATTGGCAAGCAAAGGGATTATTAACAATGTGGTTGGTCATTGCCTTGCAACAGATGTCGCTTCCGGCGGATATATGTTCTTAGGTGATGATTTTGTACCAAACCGGGGCATGTCATGGGTTCCTATGCTTGGAAGCCCTTCAAT AGAATTTTACCACACACAACTTGTGAAAATCAATTACGGAAGTAGCTCCCTCAGTTTAGGTGCAAAAGACAGTGACAAGGCAGGAGTTGTGTTCGACAGTGGCAGTTCTTATACGTACTTCACAAAACAAGCATATGCCGAATTGGTCTCTTCT CTTAGTGAGGTTTCCGAGCTAGGATTTATCCAAGATGCATCAGATCCAACACTTCCAATCTGTTGGCGGGCTCCATTTCCTATCAG AACTATTATGGATGTTAAAAAGTACTTCAAGACTTTAACCCTTCAGTTTGGGAGCAAATGGTGGATTATATCCAAGAAGTTTCATATTCCTCCAGAAGGGTACTTGATCATTAGT AAGGGTAATGTATGCTTGGGCATCCTGGATGGAAGCAATGTACATGATGGATCCACATTGATACTTGGAG ATATATCACTGAGGGGGCAATTGGTGGTCTATGATAATGAGAAGCAGAAGATAGGCTGGGGTCCATCAGGTTGTGGGAAGCCTAGTAGATTCAAGAGCCTTCCCTTCTTTGAAGGATAG
- the LOC108456739 gene encoding aspartyl protease APCB1 isoform X4: MDFDDERPQQQVTGVVIITLPPSDNPSFGKTITAFTLTNDVLPQSLTTQEPDQVLPTTRVVSSPPPSSQSPQFGFSFSGFFSENPRKLLGFLGVSLFALLLYSSCFSSTFVELRNSNDNDDDNKPESFIFPLYHKLGAADLELKLGRFVDVVDKENLVVSINGGPMETKMVNKLVAANSVVMDSSATILPVRGNVYPDGLYFTCMLLGNPQRPYFLDIDTGSDLTWIQCDAPCSSCAKGANPLYKPTKVNIVPSGDSMCMEVQKNQKPQICETCEQCDYEIEYADRSSSLGVLAKDKLHLVTANGSITNLDVVFGCAYDQQGILLNTLSKTDGILGLSKAKVSLPSQLASKGIINNVVGHCLATDVASGGYMFLGDDFVPNRGMSWVPMLGSPSIEFYHTQLVKINYGSSSLSLGAKDSDKAGVVFDSGSSYTYFTKQAYAELVSSLSEVSELGFIQDASDPTLPICWRAPFPIRTIMDVKKYFKTLTLQFGSKWWIISKKFHIPPEGYLIISKGNVCLGILDGSNVHDGSTLILGG; the protein is encoded by the exons ATGGATTTTGATGATGAAAGGCCTCAACAACAAGTAACAGGTGTTGTGATAATCACTCTTCCACCATCTGACAACCCTTCTTTTGGCAAAACCATCACAGCTTTTACACTTACTAATGATGTTTTACCTCAATCCCTCACAACCCAAGAGCCAGACCAGGTTTTGCCAACAACCCGTGTTGTATCATCACCTCCACCTTCATCCCAAAGTCCTCAATTTGGATTCTCATTCTCTGGGTTCTTTTCTGAAAACCCCAGAAAGCTGTTAGGATTTCTGGGTGTCTCTCTTTTTGCTCTTCTTCTTTATAGTTCGTGTTTTTCTAGTACTTTTGTAGAGCTGAGGAATTCCAACgataatgatgatgataataagCCAGAGTCTTTTATCTTTCCTTTGTATCATAAACTGGGGGCTGCTGATTTGGAGCTCAAGTTGGGGAGGTTTGTGGATGTTGTTGATAAGGAGAATTTGGTGGTTTCAATTAATGGGGGTCCAATGGAGACTAAGATGGTTAACAAATTGGTGGCTGCTAATTCTGTTGTGATGGATTCATCTGCTACTATTTTGCCTGTTAGGGGGAATGTTTATCCGGATGG ATTGTACTTCACATGCATGCTTCTTGGGAATCCTCAAAGACCTTATTTTCTTGACATTGATACTGGGAGTGACTTAACATGGATACAATGCGATGCTCCTTGCAGCAGTTGTGCCAAG GGAGCAAATCCTCTATACAAACCCACAAAAGTCAATATCGTACCATCAGGGGACTCAATGTGTATGGAGGTACAAAAGAATCAGAAGCCTCAAATTTGTGAAACCTGCGAACAGTGTGACTACGAGATTGAATATGCTGATCGTAGCTCCTCCCTGGGGGTTCTTGCAAAAGATAAGCTTCACTTGGTGACTGCAAATGGATCAATTACCAACTTAGATGTTGTTTTCGG GTGCGCATATGATCAACAAGGCATACTTTTGAACACACTATCAAAGACAGATGGAATTCTTGGACTAAGCAAGGCTAAAGTTAGCTTGCCTTCTCAATTGGCAAGCAAAGGGATTATTAACAATGTGGTTGGTCATTGCCTTGCAACAGATGTCGCTTCCGGCGGATATATGTTCTTAGGTGATGATTTTGTACCAAACCGGGGCATGTCATGGGTTCCTATGCTTGGAAGCCCTTCAAT AGAATTTTACCACACACAACTTGTGAAAATCAATTACGGAAGTAGCTCCCTCAGTTTAGGTGCAAAAGACAGTGACAAGGCAGGAGTTGTGTTCGACAGTGGCAGTTCTTATACGTACTTCACAAAACAAGCATATGCCGAATTGGTCTCTTCT CTTAGTGAGGTTTCCGAGCTAGGATTTATCCAAGATGCATCAGATCCAACACTTCCAATCTGTTGGCGGGCTCCATTTCCTATCAG AACTATTATGGATGTTAAAAAGTACTTCAAGACTTTAACCCTTCAGTTTGGGAGCAAATGGTGGATTATATCCAAGAAGTTTCATATTCCTCCAGAAGGGTACTTGATCATTAGT AAGGGTAATGTATGCTTGGGCATCCTGGATGGAAGCAATGTACATGATGGATCCACATTGATACTTGGAGGTTAG
- the LOC108456739 gene encoding aspartyl protease APCB1 isoform X1, with amino-acid sequence MDFDDERPQQQVTGVVIITLPPSDNPSFGKTITAFTLTNDVLPQSLTTQEPDQVLPTTRVVSSPPPSSQSPQFGFSFSGFFSENPRKLLGFLGVSLFALLLYSSCFSSTFVELRNSNDNDDDNKPESFIFPLYHKLGAADLELKLGRFVDVVDKENLVVSINGGPMETKMVNKLVAANSVVMDSSATILPVRGNVYPDGLYFTCMLLGNPQRPYFLDIDTGSDLTWIQCDAPCSSCAKGANPLYKPTKVNIVPSGDSMCMEVQKNQKPQICETCEQCDYEIEYADRSSSLGVLAKDKLHLVTANGSITNLDVVFGCAYDQQGILLNTLSKTDGILGLSKAKVSLPSQLASKGIINNVVGHCLATDVASGGYMFLGDDFVPNRGMSWVPMLGSPSIEFYHTQLVKINYGSSSLSLGAKDSDKAGVVFDSGSSYTYFTKQAYAELVSSLSEVSELGFIQDASDPTLPICWRAPFPIRTIMDVKKYFKTLTLQFGSKWWIISKKFHIPPEGYLIISKKGNVCLGILDGSNVHDGSTLILGDISLRGQLVVYDNEKQKIGWGPSGCGKPSRFKSLPFFEG; translated from the exons ATGGATTTTGATGATGAAAGGCCTCAACAACAAGTAACAGGTGTTGTGATAATCACTCTTCCACCATCTGACAACCCTTCTTTTGGCAAAACCATCACAGCTTTTACACTTACTAATGATGTTTTACCTCAATCCCTCACAACCCAAGAGCCAGACCAGGTTTTGCCAACAACCCGTGTTGTATCATCACCTCCACCTTCATCCCAAAGTCCTCAATTTGGATTCTCATTCTCTGGGTTCTTTTCTGAAAACCCCAGAAAGCTGTTAGGATTTCTGGGTGTCTCTCTTTTTGCTCTTCTTCTTTATAGTTCGTGTTTTTCTAGTACTTTTGTAGAGCTGAGGAATTCCAACgataatgatgatgataataagCCAGAGTCTTTTATCTTTCCTTTGTATCATAAACTGGGGGCTGCTGATTTGGAGCTCAAGTTGGGGAGGTTTGTGGATGTTGTTGATAAGGAGAATTTGGTGGTTTCAATTAATGGGGGTCCAATGGAGACTAAGATGGTTAACAAATTGGTGGCTGCTAATTCTGTTGTGATGGATTCATCTGCTACTATTTTGCCTGTTAGGGGGAATGTTTATCCGGATGG ATTGTACTTCACATGCATGCTTCTTGGGAATCCTCAAAGACCTTATTTTCTTGACATTGATACTGGGAGTGACTTAACATGGATACAATGCGATGCTCCTTGCAGCAGTTGTGCCAAG GGAGCAAATCCTCTATACAAACCCACAAAAGTCAATATCGTACCATCAGGGGACTCAATGTGTATGGAGGTACAAAAGAATCAGAAGCCTCAAATTTGTGAAACCTGCGAACAGTGTGACTACGAGATTGAATATGCTGATCGTAGCTCCTCCCTGGGGGTTCTTGCAAAAGATAAGCTTCACTTGGTGACTGCAAATGGATCAATTACCAACTTAGATGTTGTTTTCGG GTGCGCATATGATCAACAAGGCATACTTTTGAACACACTATCAAAGACAGATGGAATTCTTGGACTAAGCAAGGCTAAAGTTAGCTTGCCTTCTCAATTGGCAAGCAAAGGGATTATTAACAATGTGGTTGGTCATTGCCTTGCAACAGATGTCGCTTCCGGCGGATATATGTTCTTAGGTGATGATTTTGTACCAAACCGGGGCATGTCATGGGTTCCTATGCTTGGAAGCCCTTCAAT AGAATTTTACCACACACAACTTGTGAAAATCAATTACGGAAGTAGCTCCCTCAGTTTAGGTGCAAAAGACAGTGACAAGGCAGGAGTTGTGTTCGACAGTGGCAGTTCTTATACGTACTTCACAAAACAAGCATATGCCGAATTGGTCTCTTCT CTTAGTGAGGTTTCCGAGCTAGGATTTATCCAAGATGCATCAGATCCAACACTTCCAATCTGTTGGCGGGCTCCATTTCCTATCAG AACTATTATGGATGTTAAAAAGTACTTCAAGACTTTAACCCTTCAGTTTGGGAGCAAATGGTGGATTATATCCAAGAAGTTTCATATTCCTCCAGAAGGGTACTTGATCATTAGT AAGAAGGGTAATGTATGCTTGGGCATCCTGGATGGAAGCAATGTACATGATGGATCCACATTGATACTTGGAG ATATATCACTGAGGGGGCAATTGGTGGTCTATGATAATGAGAAGCAGAAGATAGGCTGGGGTCCATCAGGTTGTGGGAAGCCTAGTAGATTCAAGAGCCTTCCCTTCTTTGAAGGATAG